In Leucoraja erinacea ecotype New England chromosome 12, Leri_hhj_1, whole genome shotgun sequence, one DNA window encodes the following:
- the igbp1 gene encoding immunoglobulin-binding protein 1 isoform X2 produces the protein MWGLELELAPRMVNQLDLFSRNEELEEIATADVKYLLLPVLLGALTMKLGNTAKRLEHIQKAQVYYMDFLQRCKDYKIMTFEFPQTKESEEDRNKASVNPSAPTVSNQSNLLSMASRRQAKIERYNMKKETEAKLKEIKAVIHSGKADDEQTRRFYLLHLQKWINTSLEEIDSINQETEILKRMVDSKPHTARPPRPPMQPFILTRNAAEAKVFGLGYPSLATMTVDDWYEQHKKQGVLPDQGVPKSCPAAQENEEQEAEDDNDDDDDDEQAVRNAREKDDWKDTHRRGYGNRHNMG, from the exons ATGTGGggcctggagctggagctggcccCACGCATGGTCAACCAGCTCGACCTCTTCAG TCGAAATGAAGAGTTAGAAGAAATTGCCACAGCCGATGTTAAGTACCTGTTGCTGCCTGTGTTACTGGGAGCTCTTACAATGAAACTAGGGAATACTGCAAAGCGGCTTGAGCATATACAAAAGGCCCAGGTCTATTACATGGACTTCCTGCAGCGTTGCAAAGATTATAAAATTATGACGTTTGAGTTCCCCCAAACGAAGGAAAGTGAAGAAGACAGGAACAAAGCAAGCGTTAATCCCAGTGCACCAACAGTATCAAACCAATCCAATTTACTCTCCATGGCATCAAGACGACAGGCTAAAATTGAAAG GTACAACATGAAGAAAGAAACTGAAGCCAAATTGAAAGAGATCAAAGCTGTGATCCACAGTGGAAAAGCAGATGATGAGCAGACAAGGAGGTTTTATTTATTACATTTACAGAAGTGGATAAACACTAGCCTGGAAGAGATTGACAGCATAAATCAAGAAACTGAAATTTTAAAAAGAATGGTGGACTCTAAA CCTCACACTGCTCGGCCACCGAGACCTCCAATGCAACCTTTTATCCTTACTCGAAACGCAGCTGAAGCCAA GGTATTTGGTCTTGGTTACCCAAGTCTTGCTACCATGACTGTCGATGATTGGTACGAGCAGCATAAGAAGCAGGGAGTTCTTCCTGATCAGGGAGTTCCAAAAAGTTGTCCAG CTGCCCAGGAAAATGAAGAACAAGAGGCTGAAGatgacaatgatgatgatgatgatgatgagcaaGCCGTGAGAAATGCACGCGAGAAGGATGACTGGAAGGATACGCACAGGCGCGGGTATGGCAACAGGCACAACATGGGTTAG
- the igbp1 gene encoding immunoglobulin-binding protein 1 isoform X3 — MWGLELELATHMVNQLDLFSRNEELEEIATADVKYLLLPVLLGALTMKLGNTAKRLEHIQKAQVYYMDFLQRCKDYKIMTFEFPQTKESEEDRNKASVNPSAPTVSNQSNLLSMASRRQAKIERYNMKKETEAKLKEIKAVIHSGKADDEQTRRFYLLHLQKWINTSLEEIDSINQETEILKRMVDSKPHTARPPRPPMQPFILTRNAAEAKVFGLGYPSLATMTVDDWYEQHKKQGVLPDQGVPKSCPAAQENEEQEAEDDNDDDDDDEQAVRNAREKDDWKDTHRRGYGNRHNMG; from the exons ATGTGGggcctggagctggagctggccaCACACATGGTCAACCAGCTTGACCTCTTCAG TCGAAATGAAGAGTTAGAAGAAATTGCCACAGCCGATGTTAAGTACCTGTTGCTGCCTGTGTTACTGGGAGCTCTTACAATGAAACTAGGGAATACTGCAAAGCGGCTTGAGCATATACAAAAGGCCCAGGTCTATTACATGGACTTCCTGCAGCGTTGCAAAGATTATAAAATTATGACGTTTGAGTTCCCCCAAACGAAGGAAAGTGAAGAAGACAGGAACAAAGCAAGCGTTAATCCCAGTGCACCAACAGTATCAAACCAATCCAATTTACTCTCCATGGCATCAAGACGACAGGCTAAAATTGAAAG GTACAACATGAAGAAAGAAACTGAAGCCAAATTGAAAGAGATCAAAGCTGTGATCCACAGTGGAAAAGCAGATGATGAGCAGACAAGGAGGTTTTATTTATTACATTTACAGAAGTGGATAAACACTAGCCTGGAAGAGATTGACAGCATAAATCAAGAAACTGAAATTTTAAAAAGAATGGTGGACTCTAAA CCTCACACTGCTCGGCCACCGAGACCTCCAATGCAACCTTTTATCCTTACTCGAAACGCAGCTGAAGCCAA GGTATTTGGTCTTGGTTACCCAAGTCTTGCTACCATGACTGTCGATGATTGGTACGAGCAGCATAAGAAGCAGGGAGTTCTTCCTGATCAGGGAGTTCCAAAAAGTTGTCCAG CTGCCCAGGAAAATGAAGAACAAGAGGCTGAAGatgacaatgatgatgatgatgatgatgagcaaGCCGTGAGAAATGCACGCGAGAAGGATGACTGGAAGGATACGCACAGGCGCGGGTATGGCAACAGGCACAACATGGGTTAG
- the igbp1 gene encoding immunoglobulin-binding protein 1 isoform X1: MAAAVGKTEAAAAEAEAGGEVEAPVPTSSQALPPTDAPTLSDVFENGWRMHDEVESSNESSNSDTVQRRVRRGVELLEQATHMVNQLDLFSRNEELEEIATADVKYLLLPVLLGALTMKLGNTAKRLEHIQKAQVYYMDFLQRCKDYKIMTFEFPQTKESEEDRNKASVNPSAPTVSNQSNLLSMASRRQAKIERYNMKKETEAKLKEIKAVIHSGKADDEQTRRFYLLHLQKWINTSLEEIDSINQETEILKRMVDSKPHTARPPRPPMQPFILTRNAAEAKVFGLGYPSLATMTVDDWYEQHKKQGVLPDQGVPKSCPAAQENEEQEAEDDNDDDDDDEQAVRNAREKDDWKDTHRRGYGNRHNMG; encoded by the exons ATGGCGGCCGCGGTGGGGAAGACGGAGGCGGCGGCGGCTGAGGCTGAGGCTGGCGGCGAGGTGGAGGCCCCGGTCCCCACCAGCTCGCAGGCGCTGCCCCCCACCGACGCGCCCACGCTGTCAGACGTGTTCGAGAACGGCTGGCGGATGCACGACGAGGTGGAGAGCAGCAACGAGTCGTCCAACTCGGACACCGTGCAGCGCAGGGTGCGGCGCGGCGTGGAGCTGCTGGAGCAGGCCACACATATGGTCAACCAGCTCGACCTCTTCAG TCGAAATGAAGAGTTAGAAGAAATTGCCACAGCCGATGTTAAGTACCTGTTGCTGCCTGTGTTACTGGGAGCTCTTACAATGAAACTAGGGAATACTGCAAAGCGGCTTGAGCATATACAAAAGGCCCAGGTCTATTACATGGACTTCCTGCAGCGTTGCAAAGATTATAAAATTATGACGTTTGAGTTCCCCCAAACGAAGGAAAGTGAAGAAGACAGGAACAAAGCAAGCGTTAATCCCAGTGCACCAACAGTATCAAACCAATCCAATTTACTCTCCATGGCATCAAGACGACAGGCTAAAATTGAAAG GTACAACATGAAGAAAGAAACTGAAGCCAAATTGAAAGAGATCAAAGCTGTGATCCACAGTGGAAAAGCAGATGATGAGCAGACAAGGAGGTTTTATTTATTACATTTACAGAAGTGGATAAACACTAGCCTGGAAGAGATTGACAGCATAAATCAAGAAACTGAAATTTTAAAAAGAATGGTGGACTCTAAA CCTCACACTGCTCGGCCACCGAGACCTCCAATGCAACCTTTTATCCTTACTCGAAACGCAGCTGAAGCCAA GGTATTTGGTCTTGGTTACCCAAGTCTTGCTACCATGACTGTCGATGATTGGTACGAGCAGCATAAGAAGCAGGGAGTTCTTCCTGATCAGGGAGTTCCAAAAAGTTGTCCAG CTGCCCAGGAAAATGAAGAACAAGAGGCTGAAGatgacaatgatgatgatgatgatgatgagcaaGCCGTGAGAAATGCACGCGAGAAGGATGACTGGAAGGATACGCACAGGCGCGGGTATGGCAACAGGCACAACATGGGTTAG